In Spirochaeta thermophila DSM 6578, the DNA window CACCCCCCACCCCCAGGCGGGAAGGCATCGCCGAACTTTTCCAGAAGGCCGTGGACCTCTCCACCGGCACCCTCGTCCCCCTCTACTCCCCCCGCGTATCAAAAGTCCCCCTCGAGGCCTTCCGGAGAGACGGCACCAACCTCTCCGACGGCAGGGGTGAGGGAAGGCCGCACGTACGCTACAGCAATCCCCTGCCCCTTCCCTCCTACCTCGAGGATCTTCTCGTCCACTACGAAGAGAGGTTTCCCCTCACTGCCCCGGCGGCCGGTGCAGGGCCTTCACGTACTGGATGAACTCCTCCTCCCTGAGCGGCTCCTTGTAGAAGAACCCCTGGAAGATCTGGCAGTTGAAGGTCCGCAAGAGGAGGGCCTGCTGCTCGTTCTCCACTCCCTCGGCGATCACCGCAAGGCCGAGCCCGTCGGCGAGCGTGAGGATGGCCTGTATGATGGCCACGTCCTCTCCCCTCGCAGGCAGCCCCTGGACGAACGACTTGTCGATCTTTATGGCCTTCACCGGATACTGCTTGATGTACTGGAACGTGGAATAGCCCGTCCCGAAATCATCCAGGGCGATCCCTATCCCCATCTCCTCCAGCCGGGAGAAGAACTCCCTGCTCCCCATATGCTCGAGGAAGGTCCGTTCCGTGATCTCGAGTGTGAGATATCCGGGAGGTATCCCGTGGCGAGAGAGCGTCTCTCTCAGGTGATCGACCAGTTGCACGTCCTTTATCTGCTGGGGGGAGAGATTCACCGAGATGAGGAGGGAGGAAAGGCCCTCCCTCCTCCACCTCCCCCATGCCTCTGCAGCCCTGCTTATCACCCAGCGTCCGAGTGGAAAGATGAGCCCGGTATCCTCTGCGATGGGAACGAACTCGGAGGGAAGGATCAACCCCTCTCTCGGATGACGCCACCGAAGGAGGGCTTCGGCCCCCACCACCACCCCCTCGATGCTCACCAGAGGCTGGTAGTAGAGTTCGAGCTCCTCTTCCCGAAGAGCCCGTTGAAGATCGCGCATGCGCCTCAGCCTCGTGGCGGCCCCCTGAAGCATGCTCTGGGAATAGAATCTGAACCCGCTTCTCTCCCTCCGTGCATGGTGGAGTGCAGCCTCGGCGTGCTGGAGGAGGACCTCGGCCGATCCCCCGTTCTCGGGATGGAGGGCGATACCCACCACGCCCGAGAGATACACCGGGGTGCCTCGGACGAAGAACGGCCGGGCGAAGGTGTCCAGTATCCGTTGCGCGAAGAGGGCCACGTCACCCGAAGAGGAGGCCCCCTCGAGCGTGAAGACAAAGGTCTGGTCCTCGATGTGGAAGAGGAGATCACCCCGCCGCTTCACCAGAAGGAACCTGTCAGCGATCTCCTTTATGACCAGGTCCCTCGCCTCGTGGCCGTAGAGATCCGTCACCTCGGAGAGATCCTCGGGGCTCGCCACGAGAAGGGCGAGCTTCTCCTCCGTCCCTCGCCCGATCCTCGCCCCCACTCTCTCATAGAACCGCGGAGCGGTCTCGA includes these proteins:
- a CDS encoding putative bifunctional diguanylate cyclase/phosphodiesterase, which codes for MKTGPWTRFSILGVCLGISFLGYVVFILVGSSVTGAYAILVGLVPLITAYFLGVRRVPVVTALLLVGATEFVASGGWGLYLQDVSARYMGDLLLLAAGVFLEVVRSLRKEVRERSKEFLFALDTAEEGFFRYTPWRGEFVFSKRFCEHFAPELSPFVSYPARVFFENIHPMDRERVEEMFVGKHWAEGQRFSFECRVRRDSGRFLTVKVYGLVYIAENGRRHPVFIGFMEDVTQTRELEEKLDELTHRHRISGLETAPRFYERVGARIGRGTEEKLALLVASPEDLSEVTDLYGHEARDLVIKEIADRFLLVKRRGDLLFHIEDQTFVFTLEGASSSGDVALFAQRILDTFARPFFVRGTPVYLSGVVGIALHPENGGSAEVLLQHAEAALHHARRERSGFRFYSQSMLQGAATRLRRMRDLQRALREEELELYYQPLVSIEGVVVGAEALLRWRHPREGLILPSEFVPIAEDTGLIFPLGRWVISRAAEAWGRWRREGLSSLLISVNLSPQQIKDVQLVDHLRETLSRHGIPPGYLTLEITERTFLEHMGSREFFSRLEEMGIGIALDDFGTGYSTFQYIKQYPVKAIKIDKSFVQGLPARGEDVAIIQAILTLADGLGLAVIAEGVENEQQALLLRTFNCQIFQGFFYKEPLREEEFIQYVKALHRPPGQ